A stretch of Aureispira sp. CCB-E DNA encodes these proteins:
- a CDS encoding MBOAT family O-acyltransferase, producing MIFSSVLFLFSFLPVTLGIYYLMPNKIKNLILLVASLVFYTWGEDKIVLVMLLSAIIDFSCGLIIEGGKRKLGLTISIITNLSFLFFFKYFNFAFENYNAAIRMLGLDNATWHNIPNITLPIGISFYTFQTLSYTIDVYRGTVKANRNFINFATYVTMFPQLVAGPIVRYVDINKQLVSKNISIDDFSEGIERFIIGLAKKVLIANTFATIADGIFALDVATISTPFVWLGIIAYSFQIYFDFSGYSDMAIGLGRMFGFRFLENFNYPYISRSIKEFWRRWHISLSSWFRDYLYIPLGGSRVGKKRLYLNLFIVFFVTGLWHGASWNFIVWGLFHGLFIVIERIGLEEKLSKCWKPLQHLYTLLVVLVGWVFFRAETLSNAISYIQRMFIPSSGLISVDSYIDFMYINSHTGLYFILAVICSTPIYRFFDEKLQTYQGTIIRTIALFALFVLSVIHLGAGSYNPFIYFRF from the coding sequence ATGATTTTTAGTAGTGTGCTTTTTTTGTTCTCATTTTTACCAGTTACATTAGGGATCTATTATTTGATGCCTAATAAAATAAAGAACCTAATACTGCTAGTAGCTAGTTTAGTGTTCTACACATGGGGAGAAGATAAAATAGTGCTTGTAATGTTATTATCAGCAATAATTGATTTTTCTTGCGGTTTAATAATAGAAGGAGGAAAGAGAAAATTGGGGTTAACAATTTCCATAATTACTAATTTATCTTTTTTGTTTTTTTTCAAGTACTTCAACTTTGCCTTCGAAAATTATAATGCTGCGATTCGTATGTTGGGATTAGATAATGCTACATGGCATAATATTCCTAATATTACATTACCAATAGGCATAAGTTTTTATACTTTTCAAACTTTATCCTATACTATAGATGTGTATAGAGGAACAGTAAAAGCTAATCGAAACTTTATCAATTTTGCTACTTATGTTACTATGTTCCCTCAATTAGTTGCTGGACCAATTGTTCGTTATGTAGATATAAACAAGCAATTGGTATCTAAAAACATTTCCATTGATGATTTTTCGGAAGGGATAGAACGTTTTATAATCGGTTTAGCTAAAAAAGTATTAATAGCTAATACTTTTGCAACTATTGCAGATGGTATTTTTGCTTTAGATGTAGCAACGATTTCTACTCCTTTTGTCTGGTTAGGTATTATTGCATATTCTTTTCAAATTTATTTTGATTTTTCGGGGTACTCTGATATGGCAATTGGGTTAGGTAGAATGTTTGGTTTTAGGTTTTTAGAGAATTTTAATTATCCCTATATATCAAGAAGTATTAAAGAATTTTGGAGGCGTTGGCATATTTCTTTATCATCTTGGTTCCGAGATTATTTGTATATACCCTTAGGAGGAAGTAGAGTAGGGAAAAAGCGGTTATATCTAAATCTTTTTATCGTATTTTTTGTAACAGGTTTGTGGCATGGCGCTAGTTGGAATTTTATAGTGTGGGGTTTATTCCATGGTCTATTTATTGTTATAGAACGTATCGGTCTTGAAGAGAAATTAAGCAAATGTTGGAAGCCATTACAACATTTATATACTTTATTAGTTGTTTTGGTCGGTTGGGTGTTTTTTAGAGCAGAAACCTTATCGAATGCTATTAGTTATATTCAAAGAATGTTTATTCCATCATCAGGGTTGATATCAGTTGATAGTTATATAGATTTTATGTATATAAATAGTCATACTGGTCTGTATTTTATATTAGCAGTTATTTGTTCCACACCGATATATCGTTTTTTTGATGAAAAGTTACAGACATACCAAGGAACCATTATTCGAACAATAGCATTGTTTGCACTATTCGTTCTATCTGTGATTCATTTAGGAGCAGGGTCTTATAATCCATTTATCTACTTTAGATTTTAA
- a CDS encoding peptide MFS transporter, whose protein sequence is MKASKTASTTTLFGHPKGLFYLFFAELWERFSFYGMKALLLLYMTQHLLYTDEASFGILSAYMSLVYITPLWGGILADKILGYRKSILLGGILMALGHFLLSFETPIFFYGSLALIILGNGFFKPNISSFVGALYKDNPHQRDAGFTIFYLGINLGAAIAPLICAWIAALYGWHYGFMLAGFGMLLGLAFFQQGLKSNVFGAAGQLPNATRYHQKIAGLNQGQWVAIGAVLTTPIFAAIIFFHEYEHYLILLASAFLILYILFILSKVSTIERGRLIVVIYFTLLSTLFAALFEQTGSSLVLFADRNVHLIGINAAQTNSINATFIVLLAIPFSMLWAWLSRIGKNPAAPFKFSFGLILLGLAAIIFGRSAISADALAQTSMIYLIIGYFVLTVGELFLSPIGLSKVTELSPKQYISFIMGVWFSSYFYGHYFAGKVAQLTVSNGASNNLFDTFGSAIKLITGLTQDIAIHKGPAFEQLYAYVSVYVSFGIITLSIGCLALLLAPIMTRLMHLENR, encoded by the coding sequence ATGAAAGCCTCAAAAACAGCTTCAACCACCACTTTATTTGGACATCCCAAGGGATTATTTTACTTATTTTTTGCAGAACTATGGGAACGGTTTTCTTTCTACGGAATGAAAGCTCTGTTATTGCTCTATATGACCCAACATTTGCTTTATACAGATGAAGCATCTTTTGGTATTTTGTCTGCTTATATGTCACTTGTCTACATCACTCCACTATGGGGAGGTATTTTGGCAGATAAAATTTTGGGTTATCGAAAATCTATTCTATTGGGGGGAATCCTAATGGCATTAGGACATTTCTTGTTGTCTTTTGAAACGCCCATTTTTTTCTATGGCTCATTGGCCTTAATTATTTTAGGGAATGGTTTCTTCAAACCCAATATATCCTCGTTTGTTGGCGCCTTATACAAAGACAATCCGCACCAACGAGACGCAGGTTTCACCATCTTTTATTTGGGAATTAATTTGGGAGCAGCAATAGCCCCTTTGATTTGCGCTTGGATCGCAGCTCTATATGGTTGGCACTATGGTTTTATGTTAGCAGGCTTCGGCATGTTGCTAGGTCTGGCTTTCTTTCAACAAGGTCTTAAAAGCAATGTTTTTGGAGCAGCAGGACAACTCCCTAATGCAACTCGTTACCATCAAAAAATAGCAGGGCTCAATCAAGGACAATGGGTAGCAATTGGCGCTGTTTTAACCACTCCTATCTTTGCTGCTATTATCTTCTTTCATGAGTATGAGCATTACTTAATTCTACTAGCTAGTGCCTTTTTGATTCTATACATTTTGTTTATTTTAAGCAAAGTTAGTACGATAGAACGAGGTAGATTAATTGTTGTCATTTACTTTACTTTGCTCTCTACTCTTTTTGCAGCTTTATTTGAGCAAACAGGTAGCTCGCTAGTTCTATTTGCCGATAGAAATGTACATCTCATAGGCATCAATGCCGCACAAACCAATAGCATTAACGCCACTTTTATTGTTCTACTAGCCATTCCTTTTTCAATGCTTTGGGCGTGGTTGAGTCGCATTGGCAAAAATCCAGCAGCTCCATTTAAGTTTAGTTTTGGGCTTATTTTGTTAGGGCTAGCAGCTATTATTTTTGGTCGTTCTGCTATTAGTGCAGATGCCTTGGCACAAACCTCTATGATCTATCTTATTATCGGTTATTTTGTCTTAACTGTAGGAGAACTTTTTTTGTCTCCAATAGGCTTATCTAAGGTAACCGAACTCTCTCCTAAACAATACATTTCCTTTATTATGGGCGTTTGGTTTTCTTCTTATTTTTATGGCCATTATTTCGCTGGCAAAGTTGCCCAACTCACAGTTAGTAATGGCGCATCCAATAATCTGTTCGATACTTTCGGATCTGCTATAAAACTCATTACAGGTTTAACACAAGATATTGCCATTCACAAAGGTCCTGCTTTTGAACAGTTGTACGCTTATGTCTCCGTCTATGTAAGTTTTGGAATAATTACACTAAGCATTGGATGCTTAGCCCTATTGCTCGCTCCTATAATGACTCGATTGATGCATCTTGAAAATAGATAG
- a CDS encoding AAA domain-containing protein — protein MTTQEELDHLLQLLQQEKEEESCQFDQLLRELSIQQRIQKGACWYPVQVESSGWSLGEHPFIIVERVKHLDKAHKFRSGQVVSIFSEKVLDNNVEEKGVIYFIKGNRMKIILYGTQLPRWVLGGKIGIQLNFDERSYQEMERAVKTVKAAKNDRLAELREILLGKQPARFDKEHHPFEIPKLNASQNAAVQTILAAEDVAIIHGPPGTGKTTTLVAAIQQLVKRESPILVCAPSNSATDLLTEKLASVGLNVVRIGNISRVDESLLEHTMEGILQRLPEIQEVKKMKIEAAKMRRDAEKFKRKFGAKERQDRRDNYREAKDLMYQAKMLEDYIIDKTLREADVICSTLVGAVGRHIEKMTFNTVIIDEAAQALEPATWIPICKANKVVFAGDPFQLPPTVKSSAAAKNGFNVTLLEKGVQRLEVVNLLDTQYRMHNTIMGFSNEQFYDGQLQSDDAVATWQLQLSDGTPSPPLEFIDTAGCGFEEKVNPESQSYYNPEEYFVLRQHLDNLLVITGNQPISIGIISPYREQVISIQDAIVKDFDHFPDADIEVNTIDAFQGQERDVIYISMVRSNDMGEIGFLKDTRRMNVAMTRAKKKLIVIGDSATLASDTFYSNFLDYVDAQGAYGSAWDWQ, from the coding sequence ATGACAACGCAAGAAGAATTAGATCATTTACTCCAATTATTACAACAAGAAAAAGAAGAGGAAAGCTGTCAATTTGACCAACTGCTCCGAGAATTGAGCATCCAGCAACGTATTCAAAAAGGTGCTTGTTGGTATCCTGTACAAGTTGAAAGCTCAGGATGGAGTTTAGGGGAACATCCTTTTATTATTGTAGAACGAGTCAAGCACTTGGACAAAGCGCATAAATTCCGCTCTGGACAAGTGGTCAGTATTTTTTCCGAAAAGGTACTGGATAATAATGTAGAGGAAAAAGGAGTCATTTATTTTATCAAGGGTAATCGTATGAAAATTATTTTGTACGGGACGCAATTGCCTCGTTGGGTTTTGGGTGGTAAAATTGGTATTCAACTCAATTTTGATGAACGCAGTTATCAAGAAATGGAGCGTGCTGTTAAAACAGTAAAAGCAGCCAAGAATGATCGACTAGCAGAATTGCGAGAGATTTTATTAGGCAAACAGCCAGCCCGTTTTGACAAAGAGCATCATCCCTTTGAAATACCCAAACTAAATGCTTCTCAAAATGCAGCCGTGCAAACGATCTTAGCAGCAGAAGATGTTGCCATTATTCATGGTCCTCCAGGTACAGGAAAAACAACCACTTTAGTTGCGGCCATTCAACAGTTGGTCAAACGTGAGTCGCCTATTTTAGTTTGCGCCCCTTCTAATTCAGCTACTGATTTGTTAACCGAAAAATTAGCCAGCGTAGGGCTAAATGTCGTTCGTATTGGTAATATCTCTAGAGTTGATGAAAGCCTCTTAGAACACACAATGGAAGGTATTCTTCAACGGCTTCCTGAAATACAAGAGGTCAAAAAAATGAAGATTGAAGCTGCTAAAATGCGAAGAGATGCGGAGAAATTTAAACGAAAGTTTGGTGCCAAAGAACGCCAAGATCGCCGAGACAATTATAGAGAGGCCAAGGATTTAATGTATCAAGCCAAGATGCTTGAAGACTATATTATTGACAAAACTTTGCGTGAAGCGGACGTCATTTGTAGCACCTTGGTAGGGGCAGTTGGGCGACACATCGAGAAAATGACATTTAATACCGTAATAATTGACGAGGCAGCACAAGCCTTAGAGCCTGCTACTTGGATTCCAATCTGCAAAGCCAACAAAGTTGTCTTTGCTGGCGATCCATTTCAATTGCCTCCAACTGTCAAAAGTAGTGCTGCTGCTAAAAATGGCTTTAATGTAACGCTGCTAGAAAAAGGGGTTCAACGTCTAGAAGTTGTCAATTTATTAGATACTCAATATAGAATGCACAATACCATTATGGGGTTTTCTAATGAGCAATTTTATGATGGACAATTGCAATCCGACGATGCGGTTGCTACTTGGCAACTACAACTTTCGGATGGTACTCCCAGTCCCCCCTTAGAATTTATAGATACCGCAGGATGTGGTTTTGAAGAAAAAGTCAACCCCGAATCTCAGAGTTATTATAATCCAGAAGAGTACTTTGTCTTGCGGCAGCATTTAGACAACCTGCTAGTGATTACAGGAAACCAGCCGATTTCTATTGGCATTATTTCGCCCTATCGAGAACAAGTTATTTCGATTCAAGATGCGATTGTCAAAGACTTTGATCATTTTCCTGATGCCGATATTGAAGTTAACACGATTGATGCCTTTCAAGGACAAGAACGAGACGTTATTTATATTTCAATGGTTCGCTCGAACGATATGGGAGAAATCGGCTTTTTAAAAGATACTCGCCGAATGAATGTAGCCATGACCAGAGCTAAGAAAAAGTTAATTGTTATTGGAGATAGTGCGACTTTAGCCAGCGATACTTTTTATAGTAATTTCTTGGACTATGTCGATGCACAAGGAGCCTATGGCTCAGCTTGGGATTGGCAATAG
- the ovoA gene encoding 5-histidylcysteine sulfoxide synthase: MITPVTSLQEQNMPILLSAVTQSDVLRYFRHSWSIYEWLFSAIRSDETYYEAPDPLRNPLIFYWGHTAAFYINKLLMAGLIDEGVDEAYEVLFAKGVDPNLPEHLEVHDLWPTLESVTKYRAKVKEVVENCIQSYSFPTTITDQDPLWALLMGIEHDRIHFETSSVLIRQLPISKVQRPINWTYAPSQGKSPINSMIQVEATKVVIGKQQEESIFGWDNEYGQLVQEVASFEASKNLITNEDYLEFYNSGAYHEAAYWTAEGWAWKERTATKHPKFWVASVDGFEYRAMFDVLPMPLDYPVEVNAHEAWAYCKWKGNGYRLMTEAEFHAITQNEMQTTDCAFETCYNINLKYGSPNPVGSLKTGQTSLGFNDVFGNVWDWLQDDFYPLPSFKTHYLYEDFSAPYFDDQHSMLLGGAWATTGTGASKYYRLWFRKHFYQHAGFRIARSL; this comes from the coding sequence ATGATTACTCCAGTTACAAGCTTGCAAGAGCAGAATATGCCCATTTTATTGAGTGCAGTTACCCAATCAGATGTACTGAGATATTTCCGTCACTCTTGGTCTATTTACGAATGGTTATTTAGCGCTATTCGATCTGACGAAACGTATTATGAAGCTCCAGACCCATTGCGGAATCCTTTGATCTTTTATTGGGGGCATACAGCCGCTTTTTACATTAATAAACTATTGATGGCAGGTTTGATTGATGAAGGTGTTGATGAAGCATATGAAGTTTTATTTGCCAAAGGAGTTGACCCTAATTTGCCAGAACACTTAGAAGTACATGACTTGTGGCCAACTCTAGAATCGGTGACTAAGTATAGAGCAAAAGTAAAAGAAGTGGTAGAAAATTGCATTCAATCCTATTCCTTTCCAACCACCATTACAGACCAAGATCCTTTGTGGGCGTTGTTAATGGGAATAGAACACGATAGAATTCATTTTGAGACATCCTCGGTTTTGATTCGGCAATTGCCTATCAGCAAGGTACAGCGCCCAATCAACTGGACCTATGCTCCAAGTCAAGGAAAGAGTCCCATCAATTCTATGATTCAGGTAGAGGCTACCAAGGTAGTTATAGGGAAACAACAAGAGGAATCTATTTTTGGGTGGGATAATGAATACGGGCAACTTGTGCAAGAGGTTGCTTCTTTTGAAGCCAGTAAAAATTTAATTACCAATGAAGATTATTTAGAATTTTATAATAGTGGAGCTTATCATGAGGCGGCATATTGGACAGCAGAGGGTTGGGCTTGGAAAGAACGGACGGCTACTAAGCATCCGAAATTTTGGGTTGCTTCAGTAGATGGCTTTGAATATAGAGCTATGTTTGATGTTTTGCCGATGCCTTTAGATTATCCTGTTGAAGTCAATGCTCACGAAGCTTGGGCGTATTGTAAGTGGAAAGGCAATGGATATCGATTAATGACAGAAGCAGAGTTTCATGCCATAACTCAGAATGAAATGCAAACAACCGACTGTGCTTTTGAGACTTGTTATAATATCAATCTAAAATATGGCTCTCCTAATCCTGTGGGAAGCTTAAAAACAGGACAAACTTCGCTAGGATTTAACGATGTATTTGGAAATGTTTGGGATTGGCTACAAGATGATTTTTATCCCTTACCTAGTTTTAAAACTCATTATTTATACGAGGACTTTTCGGCTCCTTATTTTGACGATCAGCACAGTATGCTACTAGGAGGAGCTTGGGCAACAACAGGAACAGGTGCTTCTAAGTACTATCGCTTGTGGTTTAGAAAGCATTTTTATCAACATGCTGGTTTTCGTATAGCTCGAAGTTTGTAA